Proteins encoded by one window of Bauldia sp.:
- a CDS encoding efflux RND transporter periplasmic adaptor subunit produces MLQKSPETAPAGNLAAAPDIASVLNAGAPSRRWRRWIVGAVVVLIAAGGAYAWSASHSTTRAVVYAAVPVTKGDLTVTVTATGTVQPTNQVDISSELSGTVATVDADFNDHVAKGATLATLNTDNLESAVALSQATLTARQADVLQAQATVDETSAAYARNAPLAEKGLTSAGSAESAKAAADRATAALASSNANLKIAQANASIAQADLSKAKIVSPIDGIVLSRAVEPGQTVASSLQAPILFTLAEDLTKMQLQVDIDEADVGKVAEGDKASFTVEAYSNRQFPATISQVRYSPATVEGVVTYKAILTVDNTDLSLRPGMTATAEITVDHVTDTLLVPNAALRYTPPAAPVAAQRQRSGGLLGLLLPSGGPGGQRTRTTVTPTGDTSERTIYVLREGAPVAVHVKTGVTDGTRTAIVSGDLKEGDRVVTGSRAAS; encoded by the coding sequence GCGCTGGCGGCGGTGGATCGTGGGCGCCGTCGTCGTCCTGATCGCTGCCGGCGGCGCTTATGCGTGGTCGGCGTCGCACTCGACGACGCGCGCCGTGGTCTACGCCGCGGTGCCGGTGACCAAGGGCGACCTCACCGTAACGGTGACCGCGACCGGCACGGTGCAGCCGACCAACCAGGTCGATATCTCGAGCGAATTGTCGGGGACGGTCGCGACCGTCGATGCCGACTTCAACGACCATGTCGCCAAGGGCGCTACGCTCGCCACGCTCAACACCGACAATCTCGAGTCGGCAGTGGCGCTGTCGCAGGCCACTCTGACGGCACGGCAGGCCGACGTGCTGCAGGCGCAGGCGACGGTGGACGAAACGTCCGCCGCCTATGCGCGTAACGCACCGCTCGCCGAGAAAGGCCTGACCTCCGCTGGCTCGGCCGAGTCGGCGAAGGCCGCCGCGGATCGCGCCACTGCGGCGCTGGCGTCCTCCAACGCCAATCTTAAGATCGCGCAGGCTAACGCCTCCATCGCGCAGGCTGATCTCAGCAAGGCGAAGATCGTGTCGCCGATCGACGGCATCGTGCTGTCGCGCGCCGTCGAGCCGGGGCAGACGGTGGCCTCCTCGCTGCAGGCGCCGATCCTGTTTACGCTCGCCGAGGACCTGACCAAGATGCAGTTGCAGGTCGACATCGACGAGGCCGACGTCGGCAAGGTGGCGGAAGGCGACAAGGCCAGCTTCACGGTCGAGGCGTATTCCAACCGCCAGTTTCCGGCGACCATCTCGCAGGTGCGCTACTCGCCGGCGACGGTCGAGGGCGTCGTGACCTACAAGGCGATCCTGACGGTCGACAACACCGACTTGTCGCTGCGCCCGGGAATGACCGCGACGGCGGAGATCACCGTCGATCACGTCACCGACACGCTGCTCGTGCCGAATGCGGCGCTGCGCTACACGCCGCCGGCGGCGCCGGTGGCGGCGCAGCGCCAGCGCAGCGGCGGGCTGCTTGGTCTGCTGCTGCCCTCCGGTGGGCCCGGCGGCCAGCGCACGCGCACGACCGTGACGCCGACGGGCGACACCAGCGAGCGCACCATCTACGTGTTGCGCGAGGGCGCGCCGGTGGCGGTGCACGTCAAGACCGGCGTCACCGACGGCACGCGGACGGCGATAGTTTCCGGCGACCTCAAGGAAGGCGATCGCGTCGTTACCGGTTCGCGGGCGGCGAGCTAG